A region of the Silene latifolia isolate original U9 population chromosome 9, ASM4854445v1, whole genome shotgun sequence genome:
CTCAGTTCTCACCTTTTCAGTGGACTTCCTGCTGCCCAAGAGGGATTCATAATAGTCCTGGATACTCTTGCTATCTGAACACATAACCCCCCTCTGGTTCACAATTTGGATAACATTGTTCAAATTACATCTCCTCCTGATTACACCATGAAAATAGGCAGTGTTACTATCCCCATCCTCAAGCCATTAAGTCTTTGCCTTCTGTTTAAGGAAACTGATCCTTGCTGGCTGGAGTTGTTTTAATTTAGCAGTGATATCCAATTCCTTCTGGATGAGATTAGCATTCTGAGGGTCAGAATCAATTTGCACTTGGACAGCAGCTAACTAACTTTCAGCAATTTTTGTGGCATTTTCAATATCAGCATAACATTCTTTATTCAGATCTTTGAGCCTAGGTTTTATGGCCTTAAGCTTCTTGACCACATTAAACATCTTGTGACCAGGGTAATTCTTATCACATTCCTCTTTCACTCTGGTTAGAAAATCAGGAGCCTTCCCCCACATGTTAAAATACTTAAAACTGGCTCTTCTAGTCATTACTAGCTTAGCTTTACTCACAGTGCATGGACTATGATCAAATAAGCCAGCAGGATGGAAATGAGCCATCATATCAGGAAAACTTGATTGCCATTCCTGATTGACAAGAAACCTATCCAATCTACTATAGATCCTTGAGGCAGGGTCTTGCTTATTTGTCCAGGTATAGAAAGCTCCAGTGGCAGGAATGTCAGTCATACCACATGTTGCCAAACAGTCAATGAACTCATCCATATCTGATTGTTTTGTATTTCCACCAAGTCTCTCATCAGGATTAATGACAGTGTTGAAGTCCCCTGCAAGTGCCCAGGGTCCCTGGCACTGTATGTTGATCTTATGGATGCATAACATAATATAAAttgaaaagtaagaacaaagttctTTACATTGATGAAatcggtttatagggcacaagtaagaacacctttctatACTTGTTCTTGAGATTAAAGTAAATAGATGATCGCCTTAGTCTCAATattgtgagaacctcctttcaatttcaccaagacaaacccttaattctaattaatatattaactagatatataattagagaccttaaaatataatctaataatattttttattactacttttagtaatctaaataatattagatttttgaaaaatattattctaaaactaattttaatgAGATAAGAGGAAAGTGAGAGAAAtaaaaaatgtaagaatgaattatcATAGAATAAGAATAATTTTTAATCTTTTGTGGGGGTGGAAAAACCGGTGGAGGGGTGGccaaagagccaatgcatgccccttTGCTTTTTAGAGTTGTTCTTTTCTAAATGTATTAGGGTGTACATTAGCTTACaatggtaatcattgtgttttccattatataaaaaaaaaattaaccattTCACCCTAATACTCTCTAAAATACGGTGTCCCcttagataatatggagtccattttatttttgtcaattgtcaatttgtcatataatATGTGACATGTAAGATGTAACATGttgttaataatattaatgcgtATTTAAGAAGTATATAtaattacatatattaattcaattatatataagaattgactagtaattcacaatcacAAGTATTTAAAATGGATcctgttaatataatctacaacacaaTGTATTTATAATTAactaatcattcttaatttaactgtttcataaacaaaattttagtaatatatatTTTAATcactaaaacgaatcttatttaatcgaattacgaTAAGATTGATATTCTCACTCatatatgtaaattgttcaattttaaggaattaattaatccatatcagtataaaattaattaatttatctattaagagaattgtcctttaggtgtgaccttaagggatcaactaatcaccaccgtcaaactatagtaatgtcaaactatagtcagccaatcattaccgattaatattgatcagttgacgtataaaaatgaatcatccctttatgtattcttattatgagttctaataataatgtgatcgcactgttgttgaggacacattctccaacatacccctccctcacaacgtacatattaccatccaactcagagtacaaactccctcaacaacgtacatgtGACTGTAACACAGCTTATCACAATTTCCACATTCACAACCAACGGTAGAAATTAAACCCATCTACCTCCCTTTACTAGCCAAATCCCGACACTACAGGCCACCTCCATCACCACCCAACCCATCTACCTCCTGCCTACACCACGACGTACCCAACCATCCCCCAACAACCAGCCTTACCGCCACCAGCAATCCACAAACATCCGCCCTCAACAACCCCCTCTAAACCTGACACAACCAAACCCAACACACACACTCACCACTTACACCACCTCacgaccaccagtggccaccatagttgtctcccttgacccacgatGGTCCCACCATCTCCCACGACCCCACACGACAACCCACAACCAACCAGACATGACACACAACCTGTATAGTACACAAACACCCAAACAACCACCACTCTAACCTCCATCGTACCAACCACCACTTTCAACCACCTAGACACCACCACAAGGACTGCCCACCGCCGACAATACCAAACACCCAAGTCTCAGGTCAAGTCGACAATCGCACAAGGTACAATCTCCGTCTTAAACCCCTCGATGACCTCCCCTTTAGACAACAATTCTGCCACCCACGGTAGTCACCACTGGTCACGGTTGGTCCTACTGGAATCACGACGGTCAAAGGTAGCTACTAAGGTCAACGTCGCTGTTCATGGTGGTCTATACGGTGTATAAATAATAACTTAATAgattaagacgatataaacataaattacgacggtcttaccttttatcgctaatttcTCCTTCtgtctcttaaatctccttcgTCTATTcttatgaattatttttcagattatcttagtatttatagtctaggtttagagagTTTATGATGTCAaataggaaactattgccttattccaCTTGTTATAGGatttaccattattattattattattattattattattattattattattattattattattattattattattattattaaatcccgttTCAAATCTCGACCAATACTCATACTAGGCCAATATAATCGGCCACTTATCTATATCACATGGCCCAAGGCTTTATTGGCTTTaagtccaattcccgacttgcttgcttactttattatttaattatcgtctttTTTGCAATTATTATTACAAATGccactaattaattatttgaattgcattatttataaatattattacttacggggtattacacaaacacacacttgaTTTTTATGATTATGAAGCGCTTTTGGTGCTTATGAATCATTTAACAATTTCTCTTATTGAGGTGGTGAATTGTGTATATGCAAGATTATAACGATGCAATAGGTGCATATCGTGTACAAAATCTTTACTGCACCCAGAACATGATGAGTCGTGTTGTTGCATTTTGTATAAGGCGCATTAGGGAGTGGTCTTAGTACTACCAAAAGATGTTTGTCTTAATGGGAGTTATTTTCGATGATTGATATATATGCATGACATATCGTATTTATTTATTCTAAGTGCATTTTATTCAATATTGATTGCAACGTACATTGATGAAACATGCCACAAAGTCCGTATTTTAGTTGTGGAACTCCATTTGGATGATGAATGACTAGTATGTACGCTGTTTTTGATGACTAAGTTCCATAAGTTTTATGTATGGAGATACTAAACCAGGTACATGGGTGTGTGTTGGTGAACACAAATTAGACAAACCCGTCCAAAAGGACTTTAAATATTAAGGATTCGTTTAGTGTCGGTAAATTTTTTTACAAGCTGTTGACTTGCTTTAATTTGGTCTTTAGAATCGAGTCTTTGACTATTTTCTACAAGTGAGGTGTATACTTTGATATCATTTCTAGTACGTCGTAAAAGGTGATCATGGTTGATCAATGCATGGAGCATGTGATAGATATGGTTAGACAAGAGGGGATTTGATGCTTACTTATAAAGGGAGTTTATTGTTTCTTGGCCTTTCGAAGAGTATTACTTGTGTAAATGAGTGGTCGCGCTCAGATGGGAAGATTGTCATCCATGTTCTTTCTTACAAGTTAACTCAGAGATTCGAGAAAAATGATTGGGATATATGAGGTTGACACTTTTCGCTACCTCATTCTCCATTAGATACAATAGTGGCAAAAAGACTGGTTACGATTCTTATAAGGTAATGTACAAGTGGGAAATTGAAGGAGTTATGTCCAATATTCTATACGAATTAACTCGCTTGATTTTATGTAATCGATATGCCTTGCGAGAGGCCAATGTCGGTTTGACACTTAAATAATTTACATGTCTGGTAGTCTTAAGTAGAACTATCGTGTGTCACACAAAGGGTACAAGATTAGTACAATTATAAGTGGAcgttataataatactaataGGGCTCTAATAATGATTAGCCTGACAAACCCTATAATTCATTCATTTAGTTTTAATCTGACATAAAGTGAGAAACTTATAGAAAATGAGTTTTCTCAAGCTTGTCTTTTTTCATTTCAAGTACTAGCATACAAGGTGGAGCATAGTACCTTTGTGGATACCGGTAAAGGCATCACAATTCGGGTGCTGATAATTGGCTTGGGTTATTGGATTCATACTTACATATACTTTTTTTTATTATCGTTGTTATTCCGTTGCGCTAGAAGGTATGTGATTCATCTTATTTACTATGTTGTTTTGATTAATAGTTGCAACTAAATCTGAGTTCATAGGATATTCAATACCCTAAAAAATGTCCCACATTTTATATTGCCTCCTTTAAAAAGTATTTTTTTCCCAATATTCATTCAaggaacttttttttttcttttctcatttgATAACTTTTTATTTCGATCCATTATTTTCTCTTACTTTTCATTGACCTATTTTGCCACTATCTGCATTTTACTATAATAAAATGAAGTCGAAATGTGTCCCAAATATTTTGAAGGATTCCAAATGTGCTCAATTCAAGTGAAAATGATAAATATTCAAGTGAATATGATAACTTGGAAAAATAATGGGAACAAGCTGGAGTCGGTTTAGTCTAAACAGATTCCAAAACTGTTCAAGTCGGATGTTACACGAGATCAAGGACTGAAATCGGTTGAGTCAGTTTTAGCGAAATTGCTCTATTATTCATAGTTTCCTAAATTCAGCTTTCCTTATTCTATGAAGTAAACTTTAGGCAGTTGTGGTTATTTCCTAGTTGTTTATGTCCTAATCTTAGCAAGTTTGTAATAAGGCAATATTTACCATCATAGAGTCAGTTTCTATAAGTTGTCTTAGTCGAGTTTAGGAAATGAAATTCGGTTAGTTTAAGGAGAGCTAGGTCGGTTTTCTTTAGTATAAATAAGGGTCATTGTAATCAGTTTTAAGCATTCAAGTTTAAGAATTATTACAAGTTTTCTTGTTGTTTActtattgcttgcgagttataagtttcttatttctttcttgcgagggagagatttTAGTGTGAGtcaatccttgcgaggtgagagtcataCAAACCAGTTGTGAGTTGTTATAAATTTCTTGCGAAGAAGGAGTGCAATTTACTTTATATATTGTTTTAATTGAGGGGTCTTGCGAGATTTTCACGACTAATTCATATCCTTTAAATTTTCgttcaaaaacatacaaaaaaacCAATAATAAACACATTAATTCCGCTGCGTATTTTATTAATCTAAAACAAACATTCCAATGTACTGTTCAGATTCAGTTCATACttattttacatcaaattggttaccaGACCCGGGTTATTAATTCGTTTGTTAAGAAATTAATTTTGGGAAGTTAAGATGCCAGGAGATGCGATTCAAGCAAGGGTACTGGTGACGTTACAAGCACACTTCAAACACAAATAGATAAGATGAGGGAAGCAATGGCCGAGCAAAAGTAtatgatgaagaaccttccagttGGACGTGGTAGAAAATGAACTCCAAGTCGAACTAGATCATGTGGGTCAGATTCAGATGATGCAATTTCCAAACCTAAGAAAGACAGCaagaacgatgatgatcgagGTCTAAAGCATGACATACCTGATTTCAATGGTGATTTGGATCCCGAGAAGTTCATGGATTGGATTAGGCAAGCTAAACTAGTTTTTGAATTCAAGGAGTATGATGAGCATAAACAATTCAAGGTAGCTATTCTAAAACTTACTAAATATGCATCATTGTggtatgaaaacttgaaaaaACAGAGAACACGAGATAAGAAAGGGAATATTGATACTTAGGAGAAGCTAAAGAAGCATCTTATGAGGAGATTCTTACCAAGAGACTATGATCAAGAAAATTACCTAAAGTTGCAAGCTTTATCACAAGAGGGGCTGTCCATGACCGAGTATATCAAAGAATTCGAAAGGTTGGCAATTGTTTGTGATCTTGAAGAAAAGGAGGTGCTTAGAGTAGCGATATTCATCAGGGGACTTACGCCATCAATTGCTACAAGGGTCGAAGTTCAAAACTATGATGGATTTGATGATGTGTGTCGTTTGGCCTTAAAGTTTGAGAAGCATGATAAAGCATAGAAATCCTAAGCCTATTCAAGAGGATCAAATTCATATTCGAGTTCTTATTCAGAGCCAGAATTTAGTAAGGCTAAGGAAGTGCAAATAGAAGATATGAAAGACAAAGGCAAGAGAGTAGCCGTGGACCCTACTAAGGGAAGTTCTATGTGGCGATGTTTCAAGTGTCAAGACTATGGACACATAGCAAATGAATGTCCTTAAAAATGAGCTCTAAACCATTCAAGACCTATGTGAAATGACTCCTAAGTTTGTCACACCAGAAAACAGGAGACCAGGTCACAAGAACGACAACGAAGAAGGGATAATGGTTTATGATGTCGAACCATTGAGTGATGATGATCAACAAGTGGAGGTGGTTTGCAATTTACATCTCCAAACTTGTCCGATGAAGGAGGAATAGATTGAGTTTGTTGCTATtcatgaggaagaagaagagcatgCCAAAAACAAGCTTCAAGAAGAGAAAGTTGAGTCTTTCAGAGACGTTAATGAAGAAGCGGCAGAAAAGCATGGAGAAAGGCCTTAGAACAGTACATGTGACTATCAGATTGTGGAGATGCCTTATCCTGCCAAAACAGACAGTTCAGAGGACAGTCCAATTAAGAATGATGAATCAAAAGTGGAAGACAAGATTGACACAAATATTGTTGAACTATTAAATGAACATGATAACGAAGAAATTCCAAATATGTCTAATGGTAAGTCCGAAGATTCTTGTTTATTGCTAATCATAGGAAAGGAATTAATGCAAGATAATACCTATTTGGATTTTAAATTCAAAGAACCGTATAAGTTGCCACTTGATATATTCATTGACAAAAAACTATATGGTGGGAATTATCAATGTTACTTCATGAGTTTGACTCATATGGAAATTCAAGGTGATCTTATTATTCCAAACAAGTCCCGTTTTAACTTTGCTACACTTGTACAAGGAGGGAGgtggggtggaaggcacaagAAGGGATGGATCGAAGGATACTGTCTTAAAGGCAAAGGGAATGGTTCTAGATGCTACAAGAGGAATGCCAAATTAGTGAAATTCGAAAAAATTCATGGGATCATAACTATTATCATGGTTTAGATTGTGAGTTTCTTTTTTTATCCAGGTGGCCTACATATCTTTGAAATTTGTGGACAATTTTTTTTTAAGAAGGGGAGAATGATGTGGGAGCATTAGAGTGTAACGAAAATAAAGTCAAAATGTGTCCCAAATATTTTGAAGGAttcaaaatgtgctcaattcaAGTGAAAATGATAAATATTCAAGTGAATATGATAACTTAGAAAAACAATGAGAACAAGCTGGAGTCGGTTTACTCTAAACAATTTCCAACATTGTTCAAGTCGGCTGTTATGCGAGATCAAGGACTGAAGTCGGTTGAGTCAGTTTTATAGAAATTGCTCTATAATTCTTAGGTTCCTAAATTCAGCATTCCTTATTCTAGCAAGTAAACTTTAGGCTGTTGTGGCTATTTCCTAGTTGTTTATTTTCTAATCTTAGAAAGTTTGTAATAAGGCAATATTTGCCATCATAGAGTGAATTTCTATAAGTTGTCTTAGTCGAGTTTAGGAAAGGAAATTCAGTAAGTTTAAGGAGAGCTAGGTCGGTTTTCTTTAGTATAAATAAGGGTCATTGTAATCAGTTTTAAGTATCCAAGTTTCAGAATTATTACAAGTTTTTCTTGTTGTTTActtattgcttgcgagttatAAGTTTCTTAgttctttcttgcgagggagagatttGAGTGTGAGTCAATCTTTGCGAAGTGAGAGTCATACAAACCAGTTATGAGTTGTTACAAATTTCTTGCGAGGAAGGACTGCAATTTACTTCATATTCTAGTTTTAGTTGAGGGGTCTTgcgagattttcacaactaattcatatcctttaaattttcgttcaaaaacatacaaaaaaacCAATAATAAACACTATAATTCGGCTGCGAATTTTATTAATCTAAAATGAACAGTTCAACGTGCTGTTCAGATTCAATTCATAGTTATTTTACATCAGAACCACTGAGGTCACCTAACTTAAATACCAAGACAATAAAAAAGTCTAACAATAACGAGATAGAAACTCCTCAAAAGGTAAAGCATTTGTGCTTAGTCTAGTTAAAACAAGATACTGAACCCTCCAAATGATGGCAGTGGAAGGAGATTGGAGCCCTTTGTAAATTCTCCTGTTGCGTTCATTCTAAAGCAGGTAAATGGTGCACAACAGAAGACATCGTTGTTGCCTCTTTACCCATCCTTTGCCCCTATTATATCGTTTATACCAATGAAAAATCTTTTGAAGCTGAGTCAAAGGAGTAATCTTCAACCAGTGGGCTACTTTACTCCAGACAGTGGCAGAAAATGGACATTCAAAGAAGAGGTGAGCTACAGTTTTAGAGTGGCTCCCACACAACACACATCTGTTAACTATCATCAGCCCTGTATGACACAGGTTGTCCACAGTAGGCAACTTGTTCTGTGCAGCTAGTAAACCAATTATCACATGCTTTGGAAAGTTAAAGACATCACCCAAAGTCTTATACATATAGTGGACATGCCCTTTGCTTCCTAGACAGTCATAGATAAGAGCAATATAGTCAGGTTTACCTAGAATGTGGTTAGCCTACTAAAGTCCACCTGTGTGCAAGAGGACATAGTCCCTGCATTCAATAATGTTGCTCCAAAACCATGAATGGGCAGCAGTAATTTGGAAATTCCAGAAGTTAACACCCTTAAGAATATAGGCATTAACCCACTGAATTTAAACATTAGGAGCATTAGTCTCTAGGTTTTTTAGCCATCCCATCATTTGAGCTTTATTCCAACTCAAAATTTCATTAATATCCACTCCACCTTCCTTTCTTGACCTACATAAACTCTCCTAACTTTTAAATATCAGTCTCCTTTCCCCAACAGCTATTCCCTAGAGGAAGTCTTTGCATTTATGAATTTGCTTGGCAATCACTTTAGGAAGTAAGATACTAGCCCTCCCAAAAATTCTGTATCCCAAAGATGACAGAATTTATTAGGGCAACCTTCCTTATATAACTCAAAAAGTTGTTAGCCCAGTGAGAGATCTTACTCCTGACCTTGTCGACCATTGGAATAAACATTCTCTGAGTTAACGTTGCTCCAAAAGTGGGATACCTAAGTATCTCACAGGAAGATTCCCTTCTACATACCCAGTGGTGGCCAGAATAAGCTGTTTCAGCTGATGGCTAACTCCACCTAAGTACAAGATAGATTTCATAGGGTTAACTCTGAGACCTGAATAACCAGCAAACATAGTTACACACTTATCCATAGCTTGAATAGATGGGAGGTCACCTTTAGTGAAAACCAGAAGGTCATCAACAATTATTAGGTGGGTTAATTAAACCTTCACACACTTTGGATGTTTGGAAAAGGTAGGATAAGAAGGGAGCTGCCTAAGTAACCTTGAAAGCACTTCTATACACAAAGTAAATAAATAGGGAGATAGAGGACCCCCTTGCCTTAAGCCCCTCTTTCTAGGGAAAAAACCTTCAGTTGAACCATTCACACAGAGGGAAAAATGGGAAGAAGTGACACAAGCAAGAACCCAGTGAGTGGAGTTAGCAGGAAAACCAAACTTCAACAAACAACTTTTCAAGAAATCCCAGATTCAAAAGCTTTCTGAATATACACGTTGAGAATGCACCTAGGAGTTAAGAGGCTTCTATTGTACTTGAATATCAGCTCATGAGCAAGCATTGAGTTGTCAAACAAATTCCTCCCTTCAATAAAGGCCGCCTGTTCTAATCAAACTATATTACCTAAGACAACTTTCATTCTATTAGCCAATATCTTGCTCACTCTCTTGTAGAATACAATGCAACATGATATTGCTCTGAATTCAGTAACAGGTTTAGGAGCCTCTTTTTTAAGAATCGGAGCAATCAGTGTTGAGTTTGCTGCTCTAGGCATTTTACCAGACTTAAAAAATTCCATCACCACAGTAGTGAAATCCAAACAAGTGATGTCCCAAGTGTCCTTAAAAAAGCCTGATGAATATCCATCCACTCCTTGACTTTTATTTCTATCAATGGAAGAGAGAGTTGCCCTAATCTCTTGAGGAGTAACCATACTGTCTAAATGAGCTACATCCTGATGAGTATGGTGAGAAAACAACTCAGGAGGGTGAGGTTGGGCACTCTCCTCAGAGCCAAGCAGGGATTTATAATAGCCTAAAAAAGCTTGAGCTATTTCATCATGCCCTGTATAGACCCTTCCATGACCATCATTAATAATTCCAATAGTATTCCTACTCTTTCTTACATCAATACTAGCATAAAAATATTTAGTGTTAGCATCACTGAGTTACAGATGCTGGACCTTAGCCTTTTGAGCCAAAATCCTCATTTCAGCATTCTTCGGCTTAATATAATTGGCAGTAAGAGCTTTATTCTCTACCAGTAAAAGCTGGTTGAGAGAAGAGGGTTGAAGAAAAAATCGGTAGTGAGTAAGACTAGCTTTTGCCTCAGCAACCCTCTACATAATACCAGAAAATTCCTTTTTGTGAATAGCCCTTAATTGCTCCCTAAGCCTTCTTACTTTAGAAAATAAGTTGAAAATCTTACTTTCAGGCATATTAATATTCCAACGGTTAGCTATGAGTAGGTGAAAACTAAGGGAGAGAGCCCAGCAATTGAGATATTTAAAAGGTCTTGGTTTAGGTTTGGAATTGGGAATATTAAGCACAATAGAAGAATGATCTGAAACACCAACAGGTTAAAATAACGCAGTAGAGGAAGGAATTTGGAAAAACCAAGTTGGATTGACTAATAATCTATCTAATTTAACCCATTTGGGAGATTTCTCCTGCTTATTGTGCCAAGTATAAAGCCCCCCTGTGTAGGGATGATCAGATA
Encoded here:
- the LOC141601359 gene encoding uncharacterized protein LOC141601359 encodes the protein MLCIHKINIQCQGPWALAGDFNTVINPDERLGGNTKQSDMDEFIDCLATCGMTDIPATGAFYTWTNKQDPASRIYSRLDRFLVNQEWQSSFPDMMAHFHPAGLFDHSPCTVSKAKLVMTRRASFKYFNMWGKAPDFLTRVKEECDKNYPGHKMFNVVKKLKAIKPRLKDLNKECYADIENATKIAENSKSIQDYYESLLGSRKSTEKVRTEVLSQGRYCTDEHIQMLNKPITNEEIKSIFFNTPNDKAPGPNGYTSAFFKDSWDIIGEDICAAIKDCFTSVEWEFLEQLLHGLGFSEAFSHRVMTCVTSTRFSLCLNGSQFGYFKGQRGLMQGDPISPLEFTLCMDYLTRMIANATDHWPFQYYPLCKGVKLNHLMFADDLLMFCKGNA
- the LOC141601361 gene encoding uncharacterized protein LOC141601361; translated protein: MHSGGRLWVLWNPANVQVQVLARGAQFLQCSLLHHACQKHVVTSFIYALNRAADRMDLWDNLRQFSTKITLLWVCLGDFNISFTADERDGCIPHDREMHEFRDCLADCALSDHPYTGGLYTWHNKQEKSPKWRVAEAKASLTHYRFFLQPSSLNQLLLVENKALTANYIKPKNAEMRILAQKAKVQHLIDVRKSRNTIGIINDGHGRVYTGHDEIAQAFLGYYKSLLGSEESAQPHPPELFSHHTHQDVAHLDSMVTPQEIRATLSSIDRNKSQGVDGYSSGFFKDTWDITCLDFTTVVMEFFKSGKMPRAANSTLIAPILKKEAPKPVTEFRAISCCIVFYKRVSKILANRMKVVLGLRVNPMKSILYLGGVSHQLKQLILATTGYVEGNLPVRYLGSKGHVHYMYKTLGDVFNFPKHVIIGLLAAQNKLPTVDNLCHTGLMIVNRCVLCGSHSKTVAHLFFECPFSATVWSKVAHWLKITPLTQLQKIFHWRIYKGLQSPSTAIIWRVQYLVLTRLSTNALPFEEFLSRYC